One genomic segment of bacterium includes these proteins:
- a CDS encoding type IV pilus twitching motility protein PilT — translation MLDKESLAKLVEIQKSVVARARKAQTASTPPTAQKLTRTVEQKPAPETAAHRPVPKSADEAGTDSDAQAAQEAARAAIVDVPRSGPTAEIDARLAAAAAEGASDVHFHSRARPRVRLRGQLIEKDEPELSPEKAASLILPMLSEEDRATFEEHGELDFSYSLDGVGRFRTNVYRQLRGIDATMRRISPTPPTLESLNLPSALAKFTNFHQGMVLLTGPTSCGKSSTMAALVNMVNEERAEHILTIEDPIEYLHESKRCLVNQRNVKRHTESFARALRAALREDPDVIVIGELRDRETVSLAMTAAETGHFVLATLHTDNAIRTVNRIVGSFPPDQQEQVRSMLSESLRAVISQRLVPTVDGQAQVPATEVMVVNRAVGNLIRENKTVQIRSLMQTGLAQGMNLLDTSLSELLKNGTISREAALECCEDPKNIEA, via the coding sequence ATGCTCGACAAAGAGAGCCTGGCCAAGCTGGTCGAGATCCAGAAAAGCGTCGTCGCACGCGCGCGCAAAGCCCAGACAGCTTCGACCCCTCCCACCGCTCAGAAGCTGACGCGCACCGTCGAGCAGAAGCCAGCTCCGGAGACCGCCGCCCATCGACCGGTTCCAAAAAGCGCTGACGAAGCCGGTACAGACAGCGATGCCCAGGCCGCACAAGAAGCGGCGAGAGCGGCCATCGTGGACGTACCGCGCAGCGGCCCCACCGCCGAGATCGACGCGCGCCTGGCCGCAGCAGCTGCTGAAGGTGCCAGTGACGTCCATTTTCACAGCCGCGCCAGGCCACGCGTCCGCTTGCGCGGCCAGCTGATCGAGAAGGATGAGCCGGAACTCTCTCCGGAAAAGGCAGCAAGCCTGATTCTGCCGATGCTCAGCGAAGAAGACCGAGCGACCTTCGAGGAGCACGGCGAACTCGACTTCAGCTACTCACTCGACGGCGTCGGGCGCTTTCGAACGAACGTCTACCGGCAGCTACGCGGTATCGACGCCACGATGCGCCGCATTTCCCCTACACCTCCAACGCTCGAAAGCCTGAACCTGCCTTCTGCGCTGGCGAAGTTCACGAACTTCCACCAGGGCATGGTCCTGCTCACGGGTCCGACCAGCTGCGGCAAGTCCTCGACCATGGCCGCTCTCGTCAACATGGTGAACGAAGAGCGTGCCGAACACATCTTGACGATCGAAGACCCGATCGAATACCTGCACGAGTCCAAGCGTTGCCTCGTGAACCAGCGCAACGTAAAGCGCCACACCGAGAGTTTCGCGCGTGCCCTGCGAGCGGCCCTGCGCGAGGACCCGGACGTGATCGTGATCGGCGAGTTGCGGGACCGCGAAACCGTTTCGCTGGCGATGACAGCAGCGGAAACGGGCCACTTCGTACTCGCCACTCTACACACCGATAATGCGATCCGGACCGTGAACCGCATCGTGGGTTCGTTCCCGCCGGATCAACAAGAGCAGGTGCGCTCCATGCTGTCCGAATCGCTGCGTGCGGTGATCTCGCAGCGACTGGTTCCGACGGTCGATGGTCAGGCGCAGGTACCCGCGACCGAAGTCATGGTCGTCAATCGCGCGGTCGGCAATCTGATCCGCGAGAACAAGACCGTGCAGATCCGCTCACTCATGCAGACGGGCCTGGCCCAGGGCATGAACCTGCTCGATACATCGCTTTCGGAATTGCTGAAAAACGGAACGATTTCACGGGAAGCAGCCCTCGAGTGTTGCGAGGACCCGAAGAACATCGAGGCATAG
- a CDS encoding PilT/PilU family type 4a pilus ATPase: MAQMDQLLGYLKDSGGSDLHLAAGLEPRIRLHGELESVQGWSELGDSDLRKLLREITTGEQWTSFEGCGDLDFAYGIDGVARFRANFFVQEHGAGAVFRIIPEKIIPLEDLNVPPAIGELVNLKSGLLVVTGPTGSGKSTTLAAIINKINRTHSRHILTLEDPVEFVHQNDRCVFSHREIGTHTKGFGPGLRASIRQDADVVLVGEMRDYETISLAITAAEMGMLVFGTLHTNSAAKTIDRIIDTFPADEQMQVRVSLAESLAGVIAQLLLPTADGKGRRAVNEILLKSKALPNIIREANGSMLTSYIQQGKKQGMQLMDDALFELAKAGDILPNDAYMKAMDKPRFEPLLPKE; this comes from the coding sequence GTGGCGCAGATGGATCAACTCCTCGGTTACCTGAAGGACAGTGGCGGATCAGACCTGCATCTGGCTGCAGGACTCGAGCCGCGCATCCGATTGCACGGTGAACTGGAATCCGTGCAGGGCTGGTCGGAACTCGGAGACAGCGATCTGCGCAAACTGCTGCGCGAGATCACGACGGGGGAGCAGTGGACCTCGTTCGAGGGCTGCGGCGATCTCGATTTCGCCTACGGCATCGATGGCGTGGCTCGCTTCCGCGCGAACTTCTTCGTCCAGGAACACGGAGCCGGTGCAGTCTTCCGGATCATTCCGGAGAAGATCATCCCGCTCGAAGATCTGAACGTGCCACCCGCAATCGGCGAACTGGTCAATCTGAAGAGCGGCCTGTTAGTGGTCACTGGACCCACGGGATCGGGTAAGTCGACAACACTGGCCGCCATCATCAACAAGATCAACCGCACGCATTCCAGACACATCCTGACTCTCGAAGACCCGGTCGAATTCGTGCATCAGAACGATAGGTGTGTGTTCTCGCATCGAGAGATCGGAACCCACACCAAGGGTTTTGGACCGGGGTTGCGCGCCTCGATCCGCCAGGATGCAGATGTCGTACTGGTCGGCGAAATGCGAGACTACGAGACGATCTCGCTGGCGATCACCGCCGCCGAGATGGGCATGCTCGTATTCGGCACACTCCACACGAACAGCGCGGCGAAAACGATCGACCGCATCATCGACACGTTTCCCGCGGACGAGCAGATGCAAGTACGCGTGAGTCTGGCGGAGTCGTTGGCCGGTGTGATCGCCCAGCTTCTCTTGCCTACCGCCGATGGTAAAGGTCGTCGAGCCGTGAACGAAATCCTGCTCAAGAGTAAAGCTTTGCCGAACATCATTCGCGAAGCCAACGGCTCCATGCTCACGTCCTACATCCAACAGGGCAAAAAGCAGGGGATGCAGTTGATGGACGATGCCCTCTTCGAGTTGGCGAAGGCCGGAGACATCCTGCCCAACGACGCCTATATGAAGGCCATGGACAAACCCCGCTTCGAACCCCTGCTCCCGAAGGAATAG